The nucleotide sequence GTTAAAGTCGATTGAACTGTGTAAACCTTTTGTTTTTTTACGTCGTGTAACTATGTAACCCGGATAGAATAAAATTTACACCAAAATAGGTAAAGATTACACATAAAAAACCAAGTATAGAGAAAAAAGCCATTTTTTTTCCTTTCAAGCCTTTTGCAATCCTTGCATGGAGGAAGAGGGCATATACTATCCAGGTGATAAGCGACCACGTTTCCTTGGGGTCCCAGCTCCAGTAAGAGCCCCATGCATAGTGCGCCCATACTGCGCCGGTGAGTATGCCTGCGCTGAGCATGGGAAATCCGACGACAACGCTTCTGTAGTTTATGTCCTCCAGAGTTTCTCTTGGCGGCAGGACTCCTTTCCATTTGAAGAAATACAGCAGGCTTGATATGAATGATATGACAAAAGCAGCATATGCGATAAAACAGGTAAAGACGTGTATATGCAGCCAGTTGCTCTGGAGAGCCGGGATAAGAGGCTGGATAGTTTTTTCAACAGATGGAGAAATAGAGGCATAGCCCATAAACGCAAGGGCAATCAGGGATGCCAGCGCAGTAATAGACGGAAAAGAGAGCCTCTTTTTCATTACAACAAGCAAGAAACTTATGCACCATGAATAGAATATCAGGGATTCGTAAAAGTTTGACAGCGGTACATGCCCTATGCCAAGGTTGTATGACTCTATCCATCTGACTGTCAACCCCGCAGTGTGTAACCCGAGTGTTACATATAGGAATATCCATATTACAGAGATGATCTTTTGCTTATTCACGGCAAAATAGAGCACATGAAGAAAAAAGATAAAAAGGTACATGAGCGTTACAACACCAAGTATTTTATGGCTCATTGGCTTAAAACCCTTCCTTTCATTTTTTCAAACTCTTCCCTGAAAGCGTCCTGGTTCCTGAACGCATGCCCGGCAACAATTATACCATCAGGCGCCTTCCCGATATAAATCCTTCTGTAGTACATGAAGAAATTTATATATAACCCGAAAAGAATAGATGCAAAACCCGTCCATACGATCCATACGCCCGG is from Pseudomonadota bacterium and encodes:
- a CDS encoding cytochrome c biogenesis protein, whose translation is MSHKILGVVTLMYLFIFFLHVLYFAVNKQKIISVIWIFLYVTLGLHTAGLTVRWIESYNLGIGHVPLSNFYESLIFYSWCISFLLVVMKKRLSFPSITALASLIALAFMGYASISPSVEKTIQPLIPALQSNWLHIHVFTCFIAYAAFVISFISSLLYFFKWKGVLPPRETLEDINYRSVVVGFPMLSAGILTGAVWAHYAWGSYWSWDPKETWSLITWIVYALFLHARIAKGLKGKKMAFFSILGFLCVIFTYFGVNFILSGLHSYTT